A genomic segment from Spinacia oleracea cultivar Varoflay chromosome 3, BTI_SOV_V1, whole genome shotgun sequence encodes:
- the LOC110784143 gene encoding uncharacterized protein, with protein sequence MTARVNNSVDTVNAAAAAIVGAESRVQPVSVQKRRWGSCWNLYWCFGSLKTSKRISHAALVPEPTIVTQSTETISDNPNPSTSIVQPFIAPPSSPTSFLQSDPPTAIHSPGGLLTISPLSSNAFSSVGSAHMFTIGPYAHETQLVSPPVFSAFTSEPSTAAVTPPPEPVQFTTPSSPEVPFAKLLTSSLKRSRRNSGGNGNHKLALSCYEVHHLISPGSANSASGASSPYLDRRPILEFRMVDASKLFDSKSFSTRKWGSRLGSGSLTPDGAGFSPYDGLLLENQISEVASFANSETGSPIPEALVDHRVSFELCREDVPTYYDEKVMLEGQYTRTNGVFPHNESNCCLCSHEVISETQELTSGGTKDCQHKKSSVSLGSVKEFNFDSSNIEANGKSNLSSEWWADENIGKEIGGQNNWSFFPLLQPGVS encoded by the exons ATGACGGCGAGGGTGAATAATAGTGTGGATACTGTAAACGCTGCTGCGGCGGCGATCGTCGGCGCTGAGAGCCGTGTGCAACCTGTTTCAGTTCAG AAGAGAAGGTGGGGAAGCTGTTGGAATCTTTACTGGTGTTTCGGATCTCTTAAAACCAGCAAAAGGATAAGCCATGCCGCCCTTGTCCCGGAACCCACCATTGTTACTCAAAGTACAGAAACCATTTCCGACAACCCAAACCCTTCAACCTCAATAGTACAACCTTTTATCGCACCCCCATCCTCTCCAACTTCTTTTCTACAATCAGACCCACCAACTGCAATTCACTCACCCGGTGGATTACTTACCATAAGTCCCCTTTCTTCAAATGCTTTCTCCTCTGTTGGAAGTGCTCATATGTTCACCATTGGTCCCTATGCACACGAAACTCAACTAGTCTCACCCCCTGTATTTTCCGCCTTCACCTCCGAACCATCCACTGCTGCCGTGACCCCCCCTCCCGAACCCGTGCAATTCACCACCCCATCATCACCCGAAGTGCCATTCGCCAAGTTGCTTACTTCGTCACTGAAACGTTCAAGGAGAAACAGCGGGGGTAATGGTAATCACAAACTAGCTCTATCCTGCTATGAAGTTCATCATCTCATATCTCCCGGTTCAGCAAATTCAGCATCTGGTGCATCTTCTCCTTATCTTGACCGCCGCCCAATTCTTGAATTCCGCATGGTTGATGCTTCCAAGTTGTTTGACTCGAAGAGTTTTTCTACTCGTAAATGGGGTTCAAGGTTAGGATCCGGGTCTCTTACCCCAGATGGTGCAGGTTTTTCCCCTTACGACGGTCTGCTACTAGAAAACCAAATATCAGAAGTTGCATCATTTGCTAACTCAGAAACAGGATCCCCAATTCCCGAGGCTCTCGTTGATCATAGGGTTTCCTTTGAGCTTTGCCGGGAAGACGTTCCAACGTACTATGACGAGAAAGTGATGTTGGAAGGTCAATACACGAGGACTAACGGCGTTTTTCCACACAACGAATCAAACTGTTGCTTGTGTTCTCATGAGGTAATAAGTGAAACCCAAGAGTTAACTTCAGGTGGAACGAAAGATTGTCAACACAAGAAATCTTCTGTTTCTCTTGGATCAGTTAAAGAATTCAATTTTGATAGTAGCAATATAG